In Sediminitomix flava, a single genomic region encodes these proteins:
- a CDS encoding NUDIX hydrolase, which yields MSNPFIEELAKKLKEDLPGADAHLKMASPKRIEESLDIPDNARKAAVLILLFPKGDSFAFPLIRRPQYNGVHSGQMAFPGGKHDLEDTDLVETALRECKEEVGVEVSRSQVIGTLSNLYIPPSNMLVTPVVAFAKSKPEYTADPIEVVEIIETDIQTLKHPNTKSMQSIDLGLMKIKAPAFMVDENVVWGATAMMLSELLEII from the coding sequence ATGTCGAATCCGTTTATAGAAGAACTAGCGAAAAAATTAAAAGAAGATTTACCAGGAGCAGATGCTCATTTGAAAATGGCATCTCCAAAGAGAATAGAAGAAAGTTTAGATATACCTGATAATGCCCGAAAAGCAGCAGTACTTATTTTACTTTTTCCTAAGGGAGACTCTTTTGCTTTTCCGTTGATAAGAAGACCTCAGTACAATGGTGTTCATAGTGGGCAAATGGCATTCCCTGGAGGGAAACATGATTTGGAAGATACTGATTTAGTAGAAACTGCATTAAGAGAATGTAAAGAAGAAGTTGGTGTAGAGGTGAGCCGTTCTCAAGTTATTGGAACTCTTAGTAATTTGTATATTCCTCCGAGTAATATGTTAGTGACTCCAGTTGTTGCTTTTGCTAAGTCAAAGCCTGAATATACAGCCGATCCGATAGAAGTGGTTGAGATCATAGAAACTGATATTCAGACTTTAAAACACCCCAATACCAAAAGTATGCAAAGCATCGATTTAGGTCTGATGAAAATAAAAGCACCAGCATTCATGGTAGATGAAAATGTTGTTTGGGGTGCTACAGCAATGATGCTGAGTGAATTGTTGGAAATAATCTGA
- a CDS encoding DUF6691 family protein has protein sequence MKYLKFILAGTLFGIVLSKAEVISWYRIYEMFHFQSFHMYGVIGSAVLLGIGIVYLIKKYKFKSIEGENITFVPKQMSIARYLIGGTIFGLGWALTGACPGPMFILVGKGIWSILIVIFGSVLGTFLYGVFRDKLPH, from the coding sequence ATGAAATATCTAAAATTTATATTGGCTGGTACACTCTTCGGTATTGTACTAAGTAAAGCAGAAGTAATTTCTTGGTACAGAATCTATGAGATGTTCCATTTCCAATCTTTCCATATGTATGGAGTGATCGGTAGTGCTGTCCTACTCGGCATCGGGATCGTTTACCTCATTAAAAAATATAAATTCAAATCTATTGAAGGTGAAAATATCACTTTCGTACCTAAACAGATGTCTATAGCTAGGTATTTGATTGGAGGTACAATATTCGGATTAGGTTGGGCACTTACAGGAGCATGTCCTGGCCCTATGTTTATCTTAGTTGGTAAAGGAATTTGGTCTATTCTGATCGTAATTTTCGGATCTGTTTTAGGTACATTTCTTTACGGAGTATTTAGAGATAAATTACCTCATTAA
- a CDS encoding serine hydrolase domain-containing protein: MKQLFSIYLFLMSIILVSCQVHSQEVKNESLEFELNQLIQQEFEEGKFEGTITIGNYDEIIFQRAIGVADRSWEIPMSMNVRFDIASVNKSFIAGLTLKAVEEGLLSLGDKLVNILKELEIVYTGSFSDSITIHQMLSHTSGLPDYNAVPEELSENFFINFKRKRFSNTEYVDFISKLPVVGKPKEKFYYSNFAYHLLPILLEELYNKSFSELLIEKITEPLQLASTRAYTQNEEIQDSLATAYNYQEKSGRWYENDFIDLSLGRRIFSTSTDLYKWGLAMDDTTFLSHSSLKLMKTNHLKEVSNSLSYGYGWVVFDGKGNYEMGKLPIAKKYIIHGGNTGGYKAMLVNINSGEWVISFLSNIGSRTNELQLAEKIVQLLNKQSDES; the protein is encoded by the coding sequence ATGAAACAACTTTTTAGTATTTACCTTTTTCTAATGTCAATAATCTTAGTGTCTTGCCAAGTACACAGTCAAGAAGTTAAAAATGAGAGTTTAGAGTTTGAATTAAATCAGCTTATTCAACAAGAGTTTGAGGAAGGTAAGTTTGAAGGAACTATTACTATTGGTAATTATGACGAAATTATTTTTCAAAGAGCAATTGGGGTAGCTGATAGATCTTGGGAAATTCCAATGTCGATGAATGTCAGATTTGATATCGCCTCTGTGAATAAATCATTCATTGCTGGTTTAACCCTTAAAGCTGTCGAAGAAGGTTTACTGAGTTTAGGTGATAAACTTGTCAATATTCTCAAGGAATTAGAAATCGTATATACTGGGAGTTTTAGTGATTCTATTACCATTCATCAGATGCTTTCACATACTTCTGGTTTACCCGATTATAATGCGGTACCCGAAGAGCTATCAGAAAATTTCTTCATAAATTTTAAGAGGAAACGATTTAGTAATACTGAATATGTGGACTTCATTAGTAAACTACCTGTGGTAGGAAAACCCAAAGAAAAATTTTATTACAGTAATTTTGCCTATCATTTGCTCCCTATTTTATTAGAAGAACTCTACAATAAGAGTTTTTCAGAATTATTAATTGAGAAAATCACAGAGCCACTACAATTAGCCTCAACTCGGGCTTATACCCAAAATGAAGAAATCCAAGACAGCTTAGCCACGGCTTATAATTATCAAGAAAAATCGGGTAGATGGTATGAAAACGATTTTATTGATTTGAGTTTAGGACGTCGTATTTTTTCAACTTCAACAGACTTATATAAATGGGGTTTAGCAATGGATGATACTACATTTCTTTCACACTCTTCACTAAAATTGATGAAAACGAATCATTTGAAAGAAGTCTCAAATAGCTTGTCTTATGGATATGGTTGGGTTGTTTTTGATGGAAAAGGGAATTATGAGATGGGAAAACTTCCAATAGCTAAAAAGTATATTATTCACGGAGGAAACACAGGTGGTTACAAAGCTATGCTTGTTAATATCAACTCTGGGGAGTGGGTGATTTCTTTCTTATCAAATATTGGCTCACGTACAAATGAGCTTCAGCTTGCCGAAAAAATTGTTCAACTTTTAAATAAACAATCAGATGAAAGCTAA
- a CDS encoding right-handed parallel beta-helix repeat-containing protein: MNYQEPRKMIGDFLFATFVCMLFMFFLVIGTANAQTADCNCDHVIPVGTTSVNGAGESKDKNDVILILKPGDIICLQSGSYPDLNLKNIVGTTEKPISIINCGGKVTIGEKPWNHSLYIKDSRYFRLSGTGDQNIERGIFVTAIETREGIASSGVVVEGISTDYEIDHIEIADIPFAGIVAKADPKCHLPDYWQRNFVAKNIKIHDCFIRNTGGEGMYIGYTGGELKCGEEKVFPHNIEDLEIYNNHVENSGWDGIQVNRVVKGGSIYNNRVYNYGTKDELYQNTGIYLGWQTSAKLYNNIIRKGAGMGVEIKGIGDVWVYNNLICDVGFDGIYCNDLDAEVGRSGYCFMNNTIVNTGRHGIRLENNKSLSSEKNSVDRVYNNILINVKSKRFNNKRDFLYFAHESDKKILDVSNNYYAEDLKEAGFTDVENMNFRLQATSPLRDKGKNLYDFGVKTDIEGKERPKGGLYDLGAYQK, encoded by the coding sequence ATGAACTACCAAGAACCGAGGAAAATGATTGGTGACTTCTTGTTTGCCACATTTGTCTGCATGCTATTTATGTTTTTTTTGGTAATAGGTACTGCCAATGCTCAAACAGCAGACTGTAATTGTGATCACGTTATTCCCGTTGGCACTACTTCTGTAAATGGTGCAGGAGAAAGTAAAGATAAAAATGATGTAATACTCATCTTAAAACCAGGAGATATTATTTGTCTTCAATCTGGTAGCTACCCTGACTTAAATCTGAAAAATATAGTAGGGACTACTGAAAAACCAATTTCAATTATCAACTGTGGAGGAAAAGTAACCATTGGCGAAAAACCTTGGAATCATAGTTTATACATTAAAGATTCTCGTTACTTCAGATTAAGTGGAACGGGTGATCAGAATATTGAAAGAGGTATTTTTGTCACTGCAATTGAGACTAGAGAAGGCATTGCTTCAAGTGGAGTGGTTGTAGAAGGCATATCTACAGATTATGAAATTGATCATATCGAAATTGCAGATATTCCATTTGCTGGAATTGTTGCCAAAGCTGATCCCAAATGTCATTTGCCAGACTACTGGCAGAGAAACTTTGTGGCAAAAAACATCAAAATCCATGACTGTTTTATCAGAAATACTGGTGGTGAAGGAATGTATATTGGATATACAGGGGGAGAACTAAAATGCGGTGAAGAAAAAGTCTTTCCTCACAATATTGAAGACCTTGAAATCTATAATAACCATGTAGAAAACTCTGGTTGGGATGGTATTCAAGTAAATAGAGTGGTTAAAGGGGGTAGCATTTATAACAATCGAGTATATAACTATGGAACAAAAGATGAACTTTACCAAAACACTGGTATTTATTTAGGATGGCAAACTTCAGCTAAACTTTACAATAATATCATCAGAAAAGGCGCAGGAATGGGTGTTGAAATCAAAGGTATTGGAGATGTATGGGTTTATAATAACCTAATCTGTGATGTTGGTTTTGATGGAATCTACTGCAATGATCTAGATGCAGAAGTGGGACGTAGCGGATATTGTTTCATGAATAATACAATCGTCAATACTGGAAGACATGGCATCCGATTAGAAAACAACAAAAGCCTTTCTTCAGAAAAGAATTCCGTAGACCGTGTTTATAACAACATTCTTATTAACGTAAAATCAAAACGTTTCAACAACAAAAGAGATTTCCTTTATTTCGCACATGAGTCTGATAAGAAAATCCTTGATGTATCCAATAATTACTATGCAGAAGACTTAAAAGAGGCAGGTTTTACTGATGTTGAAAATATGAATTTCCGTCTTCAAGCCACTTCTCCTTTAAGAGATAAGGGTAAAAATCTATATGACTTTGGCGTGAAGACAGATATTGAAGGAAAAGAACGTCCAAAAGGGGGACTATACGACTTAGGTGCTTATCAAAAATAA
- a CDS encoding MBL fold metallo-hydrolase, which yields MKIEQLYTNCLAEAAYYIESEGEVAIIDPLRETAPYLDKAEKNGAKIKYIFETHFHADFVSGHIDLAKKTGAKIIFGPKAAPQYDIYSSTDGEILELGKIKIKVLHTPGHTMESSSFLLFDENGKEHCLFTGDTLFIGDVGRPDLAIKSDLSREDLAGLLYDSLRAKVMTLPDDIIIYPGHGAGSACGKNMSKETQDTLGNQKKVNYALREDMSKEEFVKEVTDGILPPPQYFAKNAKINKDGYDSFEDVLQQGIQALTVEEVEKKQAEGAIVLDVRKAGAFAKSHIPNSIFIGLDGQFAPWVGAVITDIKSPIILVVESGREEEAVTRLSRVGYDNTIGFVKGGVENWVAEGKEVATVDEISAEGLANLEQENINILDVRKPGEFQAEHLERAEHLALDYINENLDKVNSDKKYYVHCAGGYRSMIFISILKRNNIHDMVNILGGYNALKNTNLPKTDFVCPSTLA from the coding sequence ATGAAAATTGAACAACTTTACACAAATTGTCTTGCAGAAGCAGCGTATTATATCGAATCTGAGGGAGAAGTTGCCATCATCGATCCTTTAAGAGAAACGGCTCCATATTTGGATAAAGCAGAAAAAAATGGAGCTAAAATCAAATATATATTTGAAACTCATTTTCATGCAGATTTCGTTTCTGGGCATATTGATCTAGCAAAGAAAACAGGTGCTAAAATCATTTTTGGCCCTAAAGCAGCTCCTCAATATGATATTTACTCTTCTACAGATGGAGAAATACTGGAACTTGGTAAAATAAAAATCAAAGTTCTGCATACTCCTGGTCATACGATGGAATCTTCTTCCTTTTTATTATTTGATGAAAATGGAAAAGAACACTGTCTGTTTACTGGAGATACCTTATTCATCGGCGATGTAGGGCGACCTGACTTGGCAATTAAATCTGACCTTTCAAGAGAAGATTTAGCAGGTTTACTTTATGATTCATTGAGAGCAAAAGTTATGACTTTGCCAGATGACATCATTATTTACCCAGGTCATGGAGCAGGTTCAGCATGTGGTAAAAACATGAGTAAAGAGACTCAAGACACTTTAGGCAATCAGAAAAAAGTGAATTATGCACTTCGCGAAGATATGAGCAAGGAAGAGTTCGTAAAAGAAGTTACTGACGGAATTTTACCTCCTCCTCAATACTTTGCTAAAAATGCCAAGATCAATAAAGACGGTTATGATAGCTTTGAAGATGTTCTTCAACAAGGAATTCAAGCTTTAACCGTTGAGGAAGTAGAAAAAAAACAAGCCGAAGGAGCTATTGTCCTTGATGTTCGAAAGGCTGGAGCATTTGCAAAATCACATATTCCAAATTCTATTTTCATTGGTCTTGACGGTCAATTTGCGCCTTGGGTTGGAGCAGTCATTACAGACATCAAATCTCCTATCATTTTGGTCGTAGAAAGTGGAAGAGAAGAAGAAGCTGTAACAAGACTTTCAAGAGTTGGCTATGACAATACGATTGGATTTGTAAAAGGTGGAGTTGAAAATTGGGTAGCAGAAGGCAAAGAAGTTGCTACTGTTGATGAAATTTCTGCTGAAGGACTAGCAAACTTAGAACAAGAAAATATCAATATTCTTGATGTTCGTAAGCCAGGAGAGTTCCAAGCTGAACATCTTGAAAGAGCTGAGCACCTAGCACTAGATTACATCAATGAAAATTTAGATAAAGTCAATTCTGATAAAAAATACTACGTGCACTGTGCAGGAGGATACCGTTCAATGATTTTTATTTCAATTCTGAAAAGAAATAATATTCATGACATGGTTAATATACTTGGAGGTTACAATGCTTTGAAAAACACAAATCTTCCAAAAACGGATTTTGTTTGCCCTTCGACTCTTGCATAG
- a CDS encoding nuclear transport factor 2 family protein, with protein sequence MTVSDRISLVHRFYQFLEEKNIDEWIKLFSKDARVCNPYASNVYPKILLGRDKIYAKWSSLPDVFERLDYQHIQVSSINENEYVAISSGRMRLKEGKKYDNEYVCFFTFDEENLITDYIEYFNPITLIHGYDLDYPEPPTVKEVRFLVEGIRVSGNLYLPSNFNYSDPLPAIVIVGGWNTHKEHYPASFAKRLAELGFVCFCYDPRNIGESDGNPRNFGSMSIRATDIKEAIQYLNRLSEVDSKNIYALSFTQGCNYLIEALKEETLVKSATMVIPSFYSENDRIKIFGGESHLNEFKEASLKAKQVFDENGTVIYISCLPDDSSDINNISFNQQYFEVLRDAHVPNWENKMVLMGATELLEFDSMKDVEKVNTPIQIIHSKQIQSNEGTQQFFELLKGEKQFIWARGSYKKFFENELQVSEIVQLTSDWFQLSIQKQ encoded by the coding sequence ATGACTGTGTCGGATAGAATTTCTCTCGTTCATCGTTTTTATCAATTCTTGGAAGAGAAAAATATTGATGAATGGATCAAGCTGTTTTCCAAAGATGCTCGAGTATGTAACCCATATGCCTCTAACGTTTATCCTAAAATTCTTCTTGGCAGAGATAAAATTTACGCTAAGTGGAGTTCACTTCCTGATGTTTTTGAACGATTGGATTATCAGCATATCCAAGTTAGCAGTATAAATGAGAATGAATATGTTGCTATCTCTAGCGGTAGAATGCGGCTTAAAGAGGGTAAAAAATATGATAATGAATATGTTTGTTTTTTTACTTTTGATGAAGAAAATCTCATTACCGACTATATAGAATACTTCAACCCAATTACTCTTATTCATGGTTACGATCTCGATTATCCAGAACCACCTACTGTTAAAGAAGTTCGTTTTTTAGTAGAAGGAATTAGAGTTTCTGGAAACCTTTACCTCCCTAGCAACTTTAACTATTCTGATCCATTACCTGCTATCGTAATTGTCGGAGGGTGGAATACTCATAAAGAACACTACCCTGCTTCTTTTGCTAAAAGATTAGCAGAATTGGGTTTTGTATGCTTTTGCTATGACCCCAGAAATATTGGTGAAAGTGATGGAAATCCTAGAAATTTTGGAAGTATGTCTATTCGGGCTACTGATATAAAGGAGGCTATTCAGTATTTAAACAGACTTTCAGAAGTAGACTCGAAGAATATCTATGCACTCTCTTTCACACAAGGCTGTAACTATTTGATTGAAGCTCTGAAGGAAGAAACCCTTGTAAAATCTGCGACTATGGTTATTCCATCCTTCTACTCTGAAAATGATAGAATAAAGATTTTTGGAGGGGAAAGTCATCTGAATGAGTTCAAAGAAGCTTCATTAAAGGCAAAACAAGTATTTGATGAGAATGGAACAGTCATTTACATTTCTTGCCTACCTGATGACAGCTCCGATATTAATAATATCTCTTTCAATCAACAATACTTTGAGGTTCTACGTGATGCTCATGTTCCAAACTGGGAAAATAAAATGGTATTAATGGGAGCGACAGAATTACTTGAGTTTGATTCAATGAAAGATGTAGAAAAAGTAAATACTCCTATTCAAATCATACACAGTAAACAAATTCAATCAAATGAAGGAACACAGCAATTCTTTGAACTATTAAAAGGAGAAAAACAGTTTATCTGGGCACGAGGTAGTTATAAAAAATTCTTTGAAAACGAACTACAAGTCTCTGAGATAGTCCAACTCACATCCGATTGGTTTCAGCTTTCCATTCAAAAACAATAG
- a CDS encoding helix-turn-helix domain-containing protein, translating to MELEREHITTDKNEKTILFSKLKLPAFTPYWHFHPELELTYIVKGKGLRFVGDHIAPFQEGDLVLLGENLPHQWVSDGEDDEVETYIFQFSKVVFSQIPEFKKLYQFLNSSERGIHFTNPSIELIGKIIQYESQNEFQQLLLFFDILNLSMNENYEILSSENGKGNQQIAKHSERITKVLDFVLEHMNREITLTEISDFTGMTSPAFCRWFKKSIGKSFVTYLNQLRVEKASTLLWEKDLPISQIAFETGFESLSNFNRSFLKYKGCSPREYRKQFSLS from the coding sequence TTGGAATTAGAAAGAGAACATATAACAACTGATAAAAATGAAAAGACAATCCTTTTTTCAAAATTAAAATTACCTGCTTTTACACCATATTGGCATTTTCATCCAGAGTTGGAACTGACGTATATTGTAAAGGGGAAAGGACTTCGGTTTGTAGGTGATCATATAGCTCCTTTTCAAGAAGGAGACTTAGTTTTATTAGGTGAGAATTTGCCTCATCAATGGGTAAGTGATGGTGAAGATGATGAAGTTGAGACATATATTTTCCAATTTTCAAAAGTTGTATTTTCACAAATTCCAGAGTTTAAAAAGCTTTATCAATTTCTGAACTCAAGTGAAAGGGGAATTCATTTTACAAATCCTTCGATTGAATTGATCGGGAAAATCATACAGTATGAGTCTCAAAATGAATTTCAGCAACTGCTCTTATTTTTTGATATTTTGAATTTATCAATGAATGAAAACTATGAAATTCTTTCGAGTGAAAATGGAAAAGGAAATCAGCAGATTGCGAAACACTCTGAGCGGATTACGAAAGTACTAGATTTTGTTCTAGAACATATGAATAGAGAAATCACGTTAACAGAGATTTCAGATTTTACAGGAATGACAAGCCCTGCTTTTTGTAGATGGTTTAAAAAATCGATTGGTAAAAGTTTTGTTACATACCTTAATCAATTGAGAGTGGAAAAAGCGAGTACATTATTGTGGGAAAAAGATTTGCCAATCTCTCAGATTGCTTTTGAAACTGGTTTTGAGAGTTTGAGCAATTTTAATAGATCCTTTCTAAAGTACAAAGGTTGTTCACCAAGAGAGTACAGAAAGCAGTTTAGCCTTAGTTAG
- a CDS encoding beta-L-arabinofuranosidase domain-containing protein yields MEQLHFGEIKPKGWILEQMSDDLKEGYVGHLDKLVPDLIVEDDIYGKDRLTKKVKAKDVGAVTDDNGEWEVQFLWWNSETQSNWWDGLIRHAILTEDKEALEKVRKYVENKLATQDPDGYIGVYADDLRYGHTTENGELWAQSSLFRGLLAYYEAYGDEKILDAIEKAVALTMKSYPINNSTPFKVDKPYAGVGHGLTFTDVLDRLYQLTGKKEYLDYAIFLYDDYNKHKMSEVDIQIANLNDKDFRFKGHGVHTYEHLRSLTVAAQHSNDPKYKKALTSYLEKLEYTLTPSGGPIGDEWIFGRTSDSDTTGYEYCSIHELLDSYTVLLQKTGESKWADKIEWLLYNAGQGARHPHEHSIAYCKTDNSRHMLGAIDLKNADLKHHNRYKYSPAHQDVAVCCVPNAGRIYPYFVKSMMMKSYDGITINLYGPSEMETAINGNPISIKQNTIYPFEHKIQFDINSDVENEFAISLRKPSWANDVKVNTDAQIVDHGDYITLSKKWTKGDHFEVEFESSAKVNTDHKGKKYVSYGPLVYSLSLEGVAKEIKDFEEEGFRDLHYNVTSDKHVNYVLPKQSTFTLKNNKVNDERLWTDALFLHTKLVNPKNNTLQEIKLQPMGGTVLRIVSFQEEK; encoded by the coding sequence ATGGAACAGCTACATTTCGGAGAAATCAAACCCAAAGGATGGATTCTCGAACAAATGTCTGATGACTTAAAAGAAGGATATGTTGGACATTTAGACAAACTAGTTCCTGATCTTATCGTTGAAGATGACATTTATGGAAAAGACCGACTCACTAAAAAAGTAAAAGCTAAAGATGTAGGTGCAGTTACTGATGATAACGGTGAATGGGAAGTACAATTTTTATGGTGGAACTCTGAAACACAATCAAATTGGTGGGATGGACTTATCAGACATGCCATTCTTACCGAAGATAAAGAAGCACTCGAAAAAGTCAGAAAGTATGTAGAAAATAAATTAGCTACTCAAGATCCTGATGGTTATATCGGTGTTTATGCTGATGACTTGAGGTATGGACATACTACTGAAAATGGTGAACTTTGGGCTCAATCTTCTTTATTCAGAGGATTACTAGCTTATTATGAAGCTTATGGAGATGAAAAAATTCTTGACGCTATTGAGAAAGCAGTAGCCCTCACTATGAAATCTTATCCAATAAACAACTCAACACCCTTTAAAGTCGACAAACCATATGCTGGCGTCGGTCATGGACTGACATTTACTGATGTGCTAGATCGACTATATCAACTTACAGGGAAAAAAGAATATTTAGATTATGCCATTTTCCTTTATGATGATTACAATAAACACAAAATGTCAGAAGTCGATATTCAAATCGCAAACTTGAATGACAAAGACTTCCGATTTAAAGGACATGGTGTTCATACCTACGAACATCTCAGGTCATTGACTGTTGCAGCCCAACACTCAAATGATCCGAAATACAAAAAAGCACTCACTTCATATTTGGAAAAGCTGGAATATACCCTTACTCCTAGTGGAGGTCCTATTGGAGACGAATGGATTTTTGGAAGAACTTCTGATTCAGATACAACTGGCTATGAATACTGTTCCATACATGAGCTACTAGACTCCTACACGGTTCTGCTTCAGAAAACTGGAGAATCAAAATGGGCTGATAAAATTGAGTGGTTGCTTTACAATGCGGGACAAGGCGCAAGACACCCACATGAGCATTCTATCGCATATTGTAAAACTGATAATTCAAGACATATGCTCGGTGCTATTGACTTGAAAAATGCAGATTTAAAACACCACAATCGCTATAAATACTCACCAGCTCATCAAGATGTGGCTGTCTGTTGTGTGCCAAATGCAGGTAGAATCTATCCGTATTTTGTTAAGTCAATGATGATGAAATCATACGATGGAATAACTATTAATCTTTATGGGCCTTCTGAAATGGAAACCGCAATTAATGGAAATCCGATAAGTATAAAACAGAATACTATTTATCCGTTTGAGCATAAAATTCAATTTGATATCAATTCCGATGTGGAAAATGAATTTGCGATTTCATTACGTAAGCCAAGTTGGGCAAATGATGTAAAGGTAAACACTGATGCTCAAATCGTAGATCATGGTGATTATATCACACTATCGAAGAAATGGACAAAAGGTGATCATTTTGAGGTGGAATTTGAATCTTCTGCAAAGGTAAATACTGATCATAAGGGTAAAAAATATGTTAGCTATGGTCCTCTCGTATACTCGTTATCTTTAGAGGGAGTTGCAAAAGAAATTAAGGATTTTGAAGAAGAAGGATTTAGAGATTTACATTATAATGTTACTTCAGACAAACATGTAAATTATGTCTTACCTAAACAATCAACCTTCACACTAAAGAATAACAAAGTAAATGATGAAAGACTATGGACTGACGCTCTATTTCTTCATACCAAATTAGTTAATCCTAAAAATAATACTCTTCAAGAGATTAAGCTGCAACCAATGGGAGGTACTGTACTCCGTATTGTAAGCTTTCAAGAAGAAAAGTAG
- the yjjX gene encoding inosine/xanthosine triphosphatase encodes MQKLHIVVASLNPVKIEASRLAFSQMFPNCEIEMEGISVPSEVSDQPMTEKETLEGAKNRCLNAQKVKLKADFWIGLEGGIEKEAGEMSAFAWMYVKSKDGKESKSRTSSFYLPPKITELIDQGIELGVADDMVFKKTNSKQKGGSVGILTNGVVDRTSYYTQAVILALIPYVHAELYV; translated from the coding sequence ATGCAAAAACTTCATATTGTAGTTGCTTCATTGAATCCTGTGAAGATTGAAGCAAGCAGATTAGCCTTTTCTCAAATGTTCCCTAATTGTGAGATAGAAATGGAAGGAATTTCTGTTCCTTCAGAGGTAAGTGACCAACCGATGACAGAGAAAGAAACTTTAGAGGGTGCTAAAAACAGGTGTTTGAATGCCCAAAAAGTGAAGTTGAAAGCAGATTTTTGGATAGGTCTTGAAGGTGGAATAGAAAAAGAAGCTGGTGAAATGTCGGCATTTGCTTGGATGTACGTCAAAAGTAAAGATGGAAAAGAAAGTAAATCTAGAACAAGCTCTTTTTATCTTCCTCCTAAGATCACTGAACTTATAGATCAAGGAATAGAACTTGGTGTAGCCGATGATATGGTTTTTAAGAAGACGAATTCAAAACAAAAAGGTGGTTCGGTAGGTATTCTTACAAATGGAGTGGTAGATAGAACATCATATTATACACAAGCCGTAATCTTAGCATTAATTCCTTATGTTCACGCTGAGTTATATGTCTAA
- a CDS encoding YeeE/YedE family protein, which translates to MDWITQPWPWYVAGPMIALTLFLMLFFGKEFGISGNLRTICTIAGGGKYAEFFRFDWKSQKWNLMFLLGNVLGGFLANQFLTPDQTISLSEKTISSLQELGFENIGASYLPEEIFSLSNAFSIKGFLILLIGGILVGFGTRYAGGCTSGHAISGLSNLQLPSLIAVIGFFIGGLIMTHFILPILF; encoded by the coding sequence ATGGATTGGATTACACAACCATGGCCTTGGTATGTAGCAGGCCCTATGATAGCTCTTACATTGTTCTTGATGTTGTTTTTTGGTAAAGAGTTTGGAATCTCTGGAAACCTTAGAACAATCTGTACAATAGCAGGAGGAGGTAAATATGCAGAATTCTTCAGATTTGACTGGAAAAGTCAGAAATGGAATTTAATGTTTCTTTTAGGTAATGTATTAGGTGGTTTCCTTGCCAACCAATTTCTCACACCAGATCAAACTATTTCTTTATCCGAAAAAACGATAAGCAGTCTACAAGAACTTGGCTTTGAAAACATAGGTGCTTCTTATTTACCCGAAGAAATTTTCAGTCTCTCAAATGCATTTAGCATTAAAGGATTTCTAATTCTTCTTATCGGTGGTATTCTAGTTGGTTTCGGCACACGTTATGCGGGCGGATGTACTTCAGGTCATGCTATTTCTGGTTTGAGCAACCTTCAATTACCTTCTTTAATTGCTGTTATAGGCTTCTTTATCGGAGGACTCATCATGACCCATTTTATATTACCTATTTTATTCTAA